The genome window ttaatttacGTGATTCATGTATtcttttgatatattttatatttatataagaAAAGTGGCACTAGAAGATTACATCCAAGTAATATACTATGAATTGTAAGCGACAGGTCAAAGCAACCAACAAAAGTGAATCATTTTATAACGATCAAAATCATATAAATTTGCAATTATGCCATTTCGTGCTTTAGGAGGCTATGAAAAGAAGGTGCTAGCCCAGACCATCGAGGGAAGAAGAAATGGTGTAGTTTTTAGCTCACAGATTACTTTCAACAAGAAGTCTGATGAATTTGCTGATGATAATGCAACCCTTTACACAGGACGCAGTGTTAACGAAGTGTCACTAAAATCAGTGTTATGCGCTGctttacaaaatataatatgcAACCATGTAGAATTATACACAACAATTAATGATAGATTATATTTCACTCCAGTTTTACAAATAGAAACTAATGATGTTATTAAGACTATATCCTATGATAAAAGTAAAGATAAAGCGCTGATGAAAGATCAGATATCTGATAAGTTACTTCGTCATATCTTCAATAAATGCGACTTCAAACCCAATAATGGAAAGCCATTATGGCAATTCAGTATTGCTAATGATTCAACAATGATATTTCATGGTCATGAtgtattatttgatatctTTTCAACTgcaaattttgaaaaatatttacttaaaGAAATGAATGATGTCTTAAACAGTAATCAAAAGCTCAAAACAGTCAAAACTttgtttaaatttgatgCAGAAAGATCCCTGACGAACTATCCTAGGTCTATCTATGAAAACCCAAAATTACATTTACCAGCTTTGACTtcagatttattaaatcttcaaaCACAATCTTTCTTTAAGacaatatatcaaaatacACTAAAAAAACCAATAGATCTAATTACTTCAGCAAATtcgaataataataaccaATTATCTGAATACAGAACTCGTAATACAGATATTCTCAGCGGTGCAAATTCGTTATGTGGTAGAACAGTTTTAGGTGAAATTTCTCTAGAGAGATAtcaacatttaaaaatgttgGTTGAACAAGAAAACATTAGTTTAAGAAGTTTTATCAGTGCCATCACGATGGTCTGTTTGAAACCTATTGTCAAGAATTTTGACGGCAGCATAATATTTTCCATTCCAGTGAACTTAAGATCACTTATTGCTGATTCATCTGATTTCGGTTTGTTTTATAAGAACATTAAAGTTGAATGTCCTTTAGAATTGATAAATGATGAGAAGTATTATACAAACCCAGAAGTATTACACAGTATGCAAAATAACAGCTTATTAGAAATCCAATTTGAGAGGATATCTAGACATGTTTCTGATGTGATATCGCAAAGAATGAAAGCTTGGGAAAAATTTGGCTTCAATGACGATGACATTAAAAGAATGAAGTTTAGCAATGACGAAAAAACTGGGATTGCGCCAATCATTCAGATTAATGATGTGActgaaatttcatttgaCTTTGGCAATGACAATATTTCATATTCTTTCAGcgtaaataatttaaatttcacCAAAAGCCTTTCCTGCAATGAATTTATgtctttattttattccCATAATGCTCAAGGGGgattaaatatatgtattcaTTATCCAGATGGATATAATATGGAAGCATTCGTTGAATGTTTCCAAAGtttcattgaaaattaGTTGCATCTATTCTAACTAAATAATTTGCAATactataattttaaatttttaatgacATTTTGATGTATGGactatataatatattttattctaaATCAGAGATAGAAACCTCCGGAGTTCCACTAATCCTAGGAAGCTTACTAGAGCATTTCCAGACCTGAACGATATTGTTCTCTTCAACAGATGCATTCAGCCATGGGATAGAAGGATGTGttgaaatatcattaatagCACTTCTGGAGCCTGCATGAATCATCATAACCTCCGGTAAACCATCATCCGCCTCATCTGGTTGCTGCTCTGCaccaatttcaaataaatccCACATAATAACACGTCTATCTGAACTACCGGATATCAGAATACCATCTTTATCGTTTGAAAATTCCAAACTTGTTACAGGTTCTTCATGGCCGGTCATAGAATGTAAAATTTTACCTGTATTTCTAATATcatataagtatatattattagtaGTACCAGCTGCtgcaaataaattttcagaaAACCCACTGAATGCAATTGAGTTATATTGGCCTTTAGATGAGATTTTAACATCTGATTTCCCACCATTCCTCTTGTCAAATAATTGTAATGTAGAATCTTCAGATACTGAACCAAACATATTAGTGTTAAAGCAATGCCATTGACAATCGTTTACTATATCTGAATGTGATGTAGTCCATTCTTGGATTGGTTGCTTAAGTTTATCATTGGTTGCGTCCCATAAAGCTATTGTGCTATCGTCAGAGCCACTAATTAGTTCACCCTCTGCATTAGGGTTGAATGCAAGACCATAAGCATTATCCTTATGATATTTCAATGTAGAGAGTAAAGCAGATTGTTTGTCTCTAGAACAatcataaataaaaatagtaCCTTCACCATTTACAGTCGCAATTATGTTTGTGTTCTGAGGCATGTATCTAGCCCTATTTATTTCACCATCATGTGCAAATTTCTTGACGACTTTAAGATTAGATTTCACAACTTTATCAGACTTTTTGCctattattatttcatCTGGCAAATCAAGAGCAGCaatcttcaaataatctGTCTCTGCACCAGAAGTGAGTGTACCTAAAATCAGATGCTGTCTGGTAGATGTCTTATCACCTGGTAACCATTGTAAAGTCAATGATGGCCAAGTAAGTCTTGTCTCGCTGACAAAATCATATAATAAAGGTACGTTACTTTTCCATAAATCGTATTCTTGGTCCACCGTAAGTGGTTCTTCTTGTTGTTCAACCTTCTCCATACTGTGtgtttgataatatttaaaatgaCGAAAAAAAGGAACTGCTGTTGATCTATTAGAACTAATTTTCCACAATTTCCTGTATCCAGAATACAATGACAATCGACAATGCAGAAATCATACAATTAGgttgttttatattaataattatatgaGATTTAACATTTAATTCTACGCGTTTATACTATTTCGAAGGTCCTAACGCGTAACGAATGTTGATGCTTTGCTACACTATGACCTTCtggtatatatatatattcaatattcaaaattaatgtCAATGTAATTTACAGTTATTTATCTTAAAGTCTATAAACGCAATACTTAGGTTAAGATGTAGGTAGGTACAGATAAGGTTATCTTCTCTTAGTGGATTTTGTGGTATCTTTCTCGATGACTTCACCAACGCCACCTAATTCTTCTAgtttatcttcttcaatacGAACTTGGTCACGTCTTTCCCACCAACGATCTTGACATAACTCAAAAGACTTTGTCTTTAGATGTTTACCTCTAGTATGTTTGTTATTAGAAATGGCCCATTCCAAGAAACTAGCACCAGTACGAACGTAAAAATTACGTAATGATTCGAATGCCTTTGGATGTGGTAACCAAGGACGTGGATCTGGAATTTCCATGTCATCTgcatcttcaatttcttcttcttcttcttcttcttctgcaACTAATTTTTGGTCTAcagtttcttcttcatcatcatcttcgtcgtcttcatcttcttcatcttcctCATCAGAATTGATAGCACCTAGTTCCTTAGccttttcaatatcatgTAAGTTTTCCCAGTATACAGTGACACCATCtagtttatttaaatcaataCTGTACATAGAATCGATAGAATAATCTTTTTCCCCTAGTTCCCACACACCTCCATAAATGAACAAAGTATCATCTACTACTGTCGTCGACGCATTGAATCTATGGTGAGGTAATTGATTTCTCACTatgtattctttttttgagACTTTTTCAGATTCATCATCTGAGTCTGAATCAGATCCTAACCCATTGGATAACTCATTAGCATCTTCGTCGTCGTCCTTTAAGTTTGCTTTCTCTAAAATTTCATTCAATATGTTCTGtaattctaattctttttccttTGAACTTTTATTGTTCAGTCTCACAACTTTTTTTCTCTGTGATCTTAATTGCAATGCGTACCATCTATTCGATTCAATCTGGTAACTGAATAAATCGTTGTAAAAGATGGAATCTAAACTTTCTTCAGTTTCTTCAAAGTCGTAAACACCACCAAACAATATACCTCTACCTTTATGATGTACCATAGAACAACCAACTCTTGGAGAAGGTTGGAAACCTTGTTTCTTCCTTCTTTCCCATCTTACAGCAGATGGATCAGCCTTCATCTTCAAGTACCAGCAATCGCCTAAGATTTTACCCTTTTGTAGACCTTTACCAGCTTTAACTTTACAGTAACCACCCCATAACACAGCACCTTCCTGTGTTGGGATCAATGAATGACCTGATCTTGCATCTGGGACTGGATGATTTGGTGGGAATTCTATTTGCCTCCATTTGTAAGAGGTAATATCAAACAACCAAGAGTCGTTTAAATAAGAAGTAGTAGAACCTAAATCCCTGAAACCACCGTGTaatatgaaataatttttccaaACAGTTATTCTGTGGCCAGATCTAGCACTTGGACCATTTTTTTGTTCCACTTTGGTCCATTCTCTTGTCGTACAATCCAATAACCATGTGTCAGAATAATGATAGAAAGTGTTTTGTTTGGGGGAGGAAAATTCACCACCATGTAATAACGCTATACCACTTGGATGAGCAGCCATTGCAGCCGAAGATCTTGGCATTGGAGAATTCTGAGatgtaatttttttccatAGATCATTATCTGGCGTAAATGTGTATAGATCGTTGTAAAAATGGGTGACACCTTGTTCTTGAGAGGTGTTTTCACCGCCAAACAAGAGCAATTCTTTTTTACCATGGTTAGGGTTTGCGATCATACAGCTATTAATTCTCCTAGTTGGTTTATCCACTGACTCCACGTTAATTTGCTCGAActgttcttgttctttcTTGAAGTTGGCTAGAACTTCCTCGATATCCATATCATCCTCGTCTTCTCcatctaaatttttcttagCTTTCTTCTTGTCCTTGATCTCAGCTTTGCTTTGGTTCTTCTTGGCCTTAGCTTCAGCACGAGCCTTTTTGGCATCTTTATCTTTCTTAGTCTTTTTAGCCATTTCTGTTTGTTCTCTTAACTTCTGAAAGTAAATGAATTGATGAATGCCCTGCAATATTTACATACATGATGCTGAAAATACCAGAATTTATATATCGTAGTTTTCAGAATTTTTAGATCTCATCgtttttttgaaaaatttgatgTTAGACGTCTTTAATCTTAAATAATGACATTTTGCATTCAGTTAATTGAAGACACAAGTATTTATTGGATGGTTTTGTACTATAGGAGAAGCAAACTGTTAAATAgtgtatttatataagCGTTAGACTTGGGATGATCGCCAAAAGAGTGGACGGGCCAGGGGCCAGGGGCCGCCGAATACTCTAGACACTTGCCAGGACGGCTTTTGATACTTCTTCATTCAAAGCAGCAGCATCTTGTGGTGTGGATGCTTCTGCATATACTCTGACAGCATCTTCGGTACCACTTGCTCTCACAAACGACCTACCGTTCTTGTATTTTGCGACGATAGCATCGATTTTAGTTTGGGCACCCTCTGGTGTCAgtaattttctttcttgGTCGGTAGTGGTAAATAGGGATCTATCCGGGACGACAACTTTTGTTAGCAAGTTTGGCAAGTCAGTATACTCCTTATCCCATGCAGATGGCGTAAGTTTCATTATTGATAAAACTGCGAGGACACCTAGCATATCTGAGATAGCATCACCAACAGTTTGGTTAATTAAGTGAGCgaatgataataaagtttTCACTTCCAATGATTCGTTGTTTTCCTTTAGGAGTGATTCAcaagtttcaaaaaatttgtttGAGAACATGATTGTTCCGTGGCCATTTGCTTCGAAGTAAATGCCTACATCATAGTTTGTTATAGCTTCATGGTGCAGATGCTTAACGCCGGTCTTTGCGCATGATACAGGAATGTTCAAAACGTTTTCCAGATAATTTGTAGAGTTACCATTAGCGTAAGCAGTCTGAACCACACCCATTGAGATCTTCTCTGTTAATCCTGCCTTTTTCAACTGCTTTGAGATGAACAAAGCAAACAGGGTTGAAATCTTGTCACCATCCAACAAATGGAACGAGTTCTGTGCATCTTGGTAGTAGAAGACGATCCTATCGGCGTCGCCATCGAAGGAGCAATACAGAGTGGCCGGATCCGAGTCTGCAGCTGGGTCGATGTTTTTTGGCAGTCTTTGGTTTGTCTTGACGTAATCTGCGCCGCAATCGTTGTTCAACAGAGTTGGTGTCTGCCAATGATTGTTAACCAGAGTGAATTGTCCTGCTTGGGGCCATACCTCGAACAGTTTTGAAACTTTGGGCCCGCCTATCCCATTTGCAGCGTCTATGTACAGTCTTGGAGACTGCAAGACTTTGATCCCATGCAGAGCAGTGATACTCACCCATGCGTCCATGAAGAACGAATAGTAGTCGTCCTCCGTGACAGGGGCACGACTCTTTGTGGTGTTGATCGCATTTGTCAAGAAATGCAACTGTGGGGTGGTCAGTAGACCATAGTCGATTATCTTCGGCTTCATCAACGGGACAGCCAACGAGTTCAAGCATTGCAGCAGACGGGGGCCCGAGTCCCTCGAGTCTCTGCCGACAACCAAGACAGGCGTGATGCCACTGTCGACCTTGTACTGTGCGAACTTCTCTTGCAGATACAGTTTGAACTCCTGCGTTGAGTGACAGAAAGAGGCCTTGTTTGCCAGCTCTGTCGCGAACGGTTCCCAAGACTGGTCCAGCATCGATCCGTCGGGCTCGACGATCTTGACACCGTTGTCACACGGCTGGTTGTGCGAGGCCGTGATCATCACACCCACTGCCTTGCCGTCGAGCGCAATGGACCTCAAGCATGCCAAGAGCCCTGTCGTGACCATGACCGTGTCCAACACGGTCGCATCGTCACGGAACCCTGCAGTCCCGTAGACGTAGCGGTGGTTTCTTGTGGTGCAGCAGCTTTCAAATACCGACTCCAGAACGTTCCAATGCATTGTGGTTGGCGGTTGTGGGTGCTGTCACTGGGGGTCAGCGATGCGCAGAGCCGTTGGGTGCATCGTTGCTATTTATATAGTTGCGATGTGTGCAGCTGTATGTGCAGCTGAGGGCTGTTACCCGTCTATGGTTACCCGCCCGCGGCGTTTGCCGTTCCGCACCGCGCGAGCCAGCGCTATATAAGAACCCGTCGAGCCGGGGTGGGCCCACAGCGCAAGAGCACCGGGCACCGAGCATCGAGAGCAGAACAATGGCACCTGCTACACCTGTCGTGGACCGCGAGGCGGTCGCAGCGACGCTGCAAGCGTCGAAGCAGCGCAACAGACAAGAATGCGAGCTGAAAGCACTGACGCAGTACGAATGCCAATTCGTCGACCTCGAGTCCAACCGCTACATCTGCCGACCGTTCAAGCGGCTGTTCGAGGTGTGTGCGGGCACCTCCTACGAGACCACGGCCCAGCCGACCAACAGCGCCGACCGCTCGTAGCGGCAAGAGGCAAGCTGGGGTCGACGTTCAGGGCGTGTGGCCGTATAAACCCGTCGGTCACCGACGGGTTTATACGGCCACCGCAGGAGGCATTGGGCGTGGTGGGCATGCATGGCGAGCAGACGTCTCGATGCAAGACCCGGTGTGTAGCATCATATAGTCAGTGTGTACATATAATAAACGACCAGATGACAAGAAGGGCCGGGACAGGGCCGGGGCCGATGTCTGGGACGTCGGCGGGGTAAGCTGCACGTCGGCGCTCGCTCCCGGCCGGCTCCCTGTTACGTGCAGCTGTATGTAGAGAACGCCGGCGGCAGGCACCGTTGAGAGTGAGCATTTGGGCGCGGCGGCGGCGGCGTCAGCGGCAGGCGGCTCTGGGCCGCCCACAAAAAGGGGTGCACCCCAGTGCACGGCGCCGTGCGGCACGCTTGTCGTTTTAGGGGTGCGCGCTGGGGCGGATGCTGGGCGGCTAAACTGCGGGGTGGCCTGTGACGCGTCACGTGGTTGCGCTCGTCCGGGTAAACCTGCAGAGCACCCGGACGCAGATCCCGCGTCTCGGCTTATCTTATTGCGCGCGGTCGCCCCTCCCCTTGACCTTCCCCCCGCTGCGGCCGGAAAATCACTCTCGTTGCTATAAAAGGGAGGCAAATGTTGGCCTGATGCTGGGAGGAAGTGTGCACTCTTCCGCCCGGGTTTCGCTTTCTTGGCCTCGCTACAACTACACAACAACTATACACAACTACCATACACAACTATACAATATGAAGCTGCAGAACACTCTAGTTTCTGCCGTAATCGCTGCTTCGGTTGCCGAAGCGCTGGTCATCCCAGCGCTGGACCAAGGTCGCGGTAGAGGTCATGCCCTCGACCATGGCCccaacaacaacaacaatgtGCCTGCATTCATGATGCGCGCTGCCGCAGCCCCGGCCTCCGCCATGGAGATGGTCAAGGACGTTACAGACCAGATCCTCGCCTACTACCAGCACGCTTCGCCGGCCTCTCGTGGCCTGGAGCTCGCAGCCCTGCACGACAACGGCGTCGGCACGGCCGACCATGACAGGTACATCATCGTCTTCAAGAAGGGCGTCTTCAAGGAGCAGGTCGACCAGCACTTGAAGATGATGAGCGCCCTCTTCCGCAGGCTCAGCGAGGAGCAGCGTCCAGCCGCAGCTCCTGGCGCATCCGCCCTCAGAGACGGCTTCGACAGGGTCATGGACACCTTCGAGGTCGCAGGAGCTTTCAGCGGCTACATCGCAACCGTCGCGAGCCCAAAGATCGTCGACTTCATTAGGTTGAACCCGCTCGTCGACTACGTCGAAAAGGACTCCGTCGTCCACTCCCTGGACGAAACCCAGAACAACGCCCCTTGGGGCTTGGCAAGAATCTCCCACAGAGAGGGCTTGAACTTGGGCAACTTCAACAAGTACCTCTACGCCAGCAATTCCGCTGGCAAAGGCGTCACCGCCTACGTCGTCGACACCGGTATCAGTGTCAGCCATCTGGAATTCGGCGAGAGAGCCAAGTGGGGGAAGACGATCCCAATCAACGACTACGACATCGACGGCAACGGGCACGGTACCCACTGTGCAGGCACCATCGGTTCGGAGCACTACGGTGTCGCAAAGGGCGCAAACTTGGTCGCAGTCAAAGTGCTGAGATCCGACGGTTCCGGAACCATGTCAGACGTCTTGAAAGGTGTCGAGTGGGTCGCTTTGGAACACACAAAACATCTGGAAGAGTCTAGAAAGGACAAGAACAGCAACTATAAGGGTGCCACCGCTAACATGTCCCTAGGGGGGGG of Tetrapisispora phaffii CBS 4417 chromosome 13, complete genome contains these proteins:
- the TPHA0M00180 gene encoding uncharacterized protein (similar to Saccharomyces cerevisiae YPL272C; ancestral locus Anc_6.8) — its product is MPFRALGGYEKKVLAQTIEGRRNGVVFSSQITFNKKSDEFADDNATLYTGRSVNEVSLKSVLCAALQNIICNHVELYTTINDRLYFTPVLQIETNDVIKTISYDKSKDKALMKDQISDKLLRHIFNKCDFKPNNGKPLWQFSIANDSTMIFHGHDVLFDIFSTANFEKYLLKEMNDVLNSNQKLKTVKTLFKFDAERSLTNYPRSIYENPKLHLPALTSDLLNLQTQSFFKTIYQNTLKKPIDLITSANSNNNNQLSEYRTRNTDILSGANSLCGRTVLGEISLERYQHLKMLVEQENISLRSFISAITMVCLKPIVKNFDGSIIFSIPVNLRSLIADSSDFGLFYKNIKVECPLELINDEKYYTNPEVLHSMQNNSLLEIQFERISRHVSDVISQRMKAWEKFGFNDDDIKRMKFSNDEKTGIAPIIQINDVTEISFDFGNDNISYSFSVNNLNFTKSLSCNEFMSLFYSHNAQGGLNICIHYPDGYNMEAFVECFQSFIEN
- the HAT2 gene encoding Hat2p (similar to Saccharomyces cerevisiae HAT2 (YEL056W); ancestral locus Anc_6.9), yielding MEKVEQQEEPLTVDQEYDLWKSNVPLLYDFVSETRLTWPSLTLQWLPGDKTSTRQHLILGTLTSGAETDYLKIAALDLPDEIIIGKKSDKVVKSNLKVVKKFAHDGEINRARYMPQNTNIIATVNGEGTIFIYDCSRDKQSALLSTLKYHKDNAYGLAFNPNAEGELISGSDDSTIALWDATNDKLKQPIQEWTTSHSDIVNDCQWHCFNTNMFGSVSEDSTLQLFDKRNGGKSDVKISSKGQYNSIAFSGFSENLFAAAGTTNNIYLYDIRNTGKILHSMTGHEEPVTSLEFSNDKDGILISGSSDRRVIMWDLFEIGAEQQPDEADDGLPEVMMIHAGSRSAINDISTHPSIPWLNASVEENNIVQVWKCSSKLPRISGTPEVSISDLE
- the KEL3 gene encoding Kel3p (similar to Saccharomyces cerevisiae KEL3 (YPL263C); ancestral locus Anc_6.10), with translation MAKKTKKDKDAKKARAEAKAKKNQSKAEIKDKKKAKKNLDGEDEDDMDIEEVLANFKKEQEQFEQINVESVDKPTRRINSCMIANPNHGKKELLLFGGENTSQEQGVTHFYNDLYTFTPDNDLWKKITSQNSPMPRSSAAMAAHPSGIALLHGGEFSSPKQNTFYHYSDTWLLDCTTREWTKVEQKNGPSARSGHRITVWKNYFILHGGFRDLGSTTSYLNDSWLFDITSYKWRQIEFPPNHPVPDARSGHSLIPTQEGAVLWGGYCKVKAGKGLQKGKILGDCWYLKMKADPSAVRWERRKKQGFQPSPRVGCSMVHHKGRGILFGGVYDFEETEESLDSIFYNDLFSYQIESNRWYALQLRSQRKKVVRLNNKSSKEKELELQNILNEILEKANLKDDDEDANELSNGLGSDSDSDDESEKVSKKEYIVRNQLPHHRFNASTTVVDDTLFIYGGVWELGEKDYSIDSMYSIDLNKLDGVTVYWENLHDIEKAKELGAINSDEEDEEDEDDEDDDEEETVDQKLVAEEEEEEEEIEDADDMEIPDPRPWLPHPKAFESLRNFYVRTGASFLEWAISNNKHTRGKHLKTKSFELCQDRWWERRDQVRIEEDKLEELGGVGEVIEKDTTKSTKRR
- the PCM1 gene encoding phosphoacetylglucosamine mutase PCM1 (similar to Saccharomyces cerevisiae PCM1 (YEL058W); ancestral locus Anc_6.11) → MHWNVLESVFESCCTTRNHRYVYGTAGFRDDATVLDTVMVTTGLLACLRSIALDGKAVGVMITASHNQPCDNGVKIVEPDGSMLDQSWEPFATELANKASFCHSTQEFKLYLQEKFAQYKVDSGITPVLVVGRDSRDSGPRLLQCLNSLAVPLMKPKIIDYGLLTTPQLHFLTNAINTTKSRAPVTEDDYYSFFMDAWVSITALHGIKVLQSPRLYIDAANGIGGPKVSKLFEVWPQAGQFTLVNNHWQTPTLLNNDCGADYVKTNQRLPKNIDPAADSDPATLYCSFDGDADRIVFYYQDAQNSFHLLDGDKISTLFALFISKQLKKAGLTEKISMGVVQTAYANGNSTNYLENVLNIPVSCAKTGVKHLHHEAITNYDVGIYFEANGHGTIMFSNKFFETCESLLKENNESLEVKTLLSFAHLINQTVGDAISDMLGVLAVLSIMKLTPSAWDKEYTDLPNLLTKVVVPDRSLFTTTDQERKLLTPEGAQTKIDAIVAKYKNGRSFVRASGTEDAVRVYAEASTPQDAAALNEEVSKAVLASV
- the SOM1 gene encoding Som1p (similar to Saccharomyces cerevisiae SOM1 (YEL059C-A); ancestral locus Anc_6.12) encodes the protein MAPATPVVDREAVAATLQASKQRNRQECELKALTQYECQFVDLESNRYICRPFKRLFEVCAGTSYETTAQPTNSADRS
- the PRB1 gene encoding proteinase B (similar to Saccharomyces cerevisiae PRB1 (YEL060C) and YSP3 (YOR003W); ancestral locus Anc_6.14), which translates into the protein MLGGSVHSSARVSLSWPRYNYTTTIHNYHTQLYNMKLQNTLVSAVIAASVAEALVIPALDQGRGRGHALDHGPNNNNNVPAFMMRAAAAPASAMEMVKDVTDQILAYYQHASPASRGLELAALHDNGVGTADHDRYIIVFKKGVFKEQVDQHLKMMSALFRRLSEEQRPAAAPGASALRDGFDRVMDTFEVAGAFSGYIATVASPKIVDFIRLNPLVDYVEKDSVVHSLDETQNNAPWGLARISHREGLNLGNFNKYLYASNSAGKGVTAYVVDTGISVSHLEFGERAKWGKTIPINDYDIDGNGHGTHCAGTIGSEHYGVAKGANLVAVKVLRSDGSGTMSDVLKGVEWVALEHTKHLEESRKDKNSNYKGATANMSLGGGKSPALDQAVNAAVKAGVHFAVAAGNENQDACNSSPAAAENAITVGASTLSDDRAYFSNYGKCVDIFAPGLNILSTYIGTNDATATLSGTSMASPHVAGLLTYLLSLQPDKGSEFYVPNSELTPLQMKKKIIDYATKNALADLPADTPNKLIYNGGFNSTDFWASAAAPQSHKVKTNRYSLGSFLDSIQDSNNHWFNFDNMNIF